The genomic DNA ctcacacacacacacgacgtcTGTACGTGAAATAACTCCGTTGTAAAGCAGCTGTGTAAGGGGCGGTTAGCTGCGTTAGCATTTTGCTAACGGAGCCTGtgttgttgacatgtttttttttaaaatttgctttATTTAGCACATgttataaacaacaacaacaacagggatACATTCAAGAGACATTaagtgaaaaaaaggacatgcaaaGGAAACCAAGCAAAACCCACAAGGGGCTTAGCAggttgttattatcattattcaaCAATGTACAACATGAagcgaaaaaataaaaagttatatAGTCTATAAAAAAGggacaaggagagaaaaaataaagtaatcataacaagaaaaaggaaatataagCTGATTCAAGTCAattatttttcacagatttttttaaaatgacagttGGAGAAGGTTTCTGTATGCGAGGAGGGAACGAGTTCCATATTTTAGAACCTCTGTAATCTCATGTCAGTTCCTGGTCGTCACAGGATGATTTGCGAGTGGACGGCCGAGGCTGCGAGGACTACAGACACATGGAGATCGAGACCGACGTGGTGTCCAACACCGACGGATCTGCCAAAGTCTCACTGgtaaaagacaaacacaccacaTAGTCCAACATGTTGGCTCAAAACATGCTCATAATCACTTCCTGTGCACACAACAAGCTCGTTTTGGTTTCCTACTTCCACCGACCTGTTGACTGTGTCTTTCTCTCCGTCAGGGCCACACAGCCGTACTAGTTGGGGTTAAGGCTGACATCGGAAAACCGAGGCCCATGGTGCCGGATGAAGGTTATTTGGAGTTCTTTGTTGACTGGTAGGTGGGGTGCATAGTGCCaggagtaaaaaacaaaacaagaaaagattTCCTAGTTTGgaaaattacattaaatctTAAAGTTTTGGAATTTGACACACAATGTTCTAAACCATGGTGTATATTGCATTCAGTAACACTTTACCCTTCTATTACTTTATTATAACTGCCTCTCATACTTTTAAAGTAAAGAGTTATGttatttaaaccaaaataaaattatgttttaaatgtcactcaCAAAAATaaggagttgtgtttttttttctaataatttttctaatattaTGTCCTTAATACATATGATAATAGTAAGTGGAAAGGTTTCGGTGGTGTTTTGATGGACTCCCTGCCACTAGGAGGTAGAGTTGTGCCGTCTGTTCCCTGTGAGATTGTGTCTCCAGCAGATAATGCGAGAACCTACctggaaaatattcatattcaaataaatacaaaacgtGTGTGGAGAGGTGTAGCAGGGTCAGTCTGTCTCACCACTAGCTCTCCCAACTCTTCCTCACCTTGTTCCCCCACTGACTCAATAAAGAAGATGACCTCCCAGACTTATAGATGTTCAGCTGCAGCACATGTTCACCgccttcttctctccctccattacCAGTTCGGCCAACGCGACCCCTGAGTTCGAGGGCAGAGGAGGCGATGAACTGGGGACGGAGCTGAGCAACACTCTCTACAAAGTCTTCGACAACAAACACAGCGTGGACCTGAAGAGCCTCTGTATCAGCGCAGGAGAACACTGCTGGGTGCTCTACGTGGATGTGCTGGTGGGTGGTCGGACGCCGCAATCGCCCATTCACATCATAAGGACTTTAGTTGGATGGTTTGTCGAGAAATATGTACACGAAACTTATGTGGAAACTCTAATACTAATAACATTTTACTTCCATAGCGCTTATCTGAACAAGGTTAGAAACTTCTTTACATTGgaataatacaaaacagaatgaaacaagacaaaacggatgatgcaaaagagaaaaaaatgaaaacaaacaaaatcagttaAGAATCAGACTTTTCGTTGAAAAGCAATAGCAATTTGCAATAATTTGAAAACCGGTAAAGTGCTGGCAAGTTTAATCTCCACAGGCAAGGAATTCCAAACCCCTCATGGCGAATGTCCAGCCTCGACTTGGGAACTACTAGAAAGTTCGGATCATATGGAGTTAGTAGCTCAGAACATTCTGAGCTTTTAAAAGTTATGAAAAGAATCTTAAAAACAATCCTACATTTAAACGGCAGCCAATTACAGGAGGCGAGAATAGGGAACACAAGAACAGCTGAGTGAGTTAACAATCTGACGCAACACGTTGTGTTTCCGCAGCTCCTGCAGTGTGATGGAAACTTGTACGATGCCATCTCAGTAGCTGTCAAGGCGGCGCTCTTCAACACAAAGTGAGTCAACTGCCgctgtgggggttttttgggtCTTAATGTTTGGATTGTTGAGCCCATGATCTCTTAAAGCTGTTGTATTATTCAGTTCAATATATTAGGTCGGAGCATTAGGGGCCAAATTGAGAcggaaaaacatttgtgaaactGTAACTTCAGTCTAGGTGAATGAGCAAAAGCGTTTAATAAACGTTTAACATGGACGACTGGACATTAACGtacctgttgtcagtgtggcacCACACCAGAGGAAGCTGTTGCCAGTCCTCTGGGTTGCTGATTATTTccataaaataatattaaataaacgtTACATTTTTCTAGTTTaatcacaactttattctcgtaaaattacaactttattctcattatattacgactttattctggaAGTCTCACTTGGCCCTCAAACTCCGTCGTAAATATAAAGACTGAATaggctttttaaataaatagtcCTCTGACTTCACCACCGACAGAATTCCGAGAGTGCACATATCGGCGGACGAAGAAGGAACGAAGGAAATCGAACTGTCGGACGACCCGTACGACTGCATGAGGCTCAATGTGGAAAACGTACCCTGCGTGGTGACCTTGTGCAAGGTGAGCTCATTAGCTTGCACTCGGGAGGTTaagatttttttgtctgtcacatGAAACCGACCGCGACCCGCCGCTTGTGTCTGCAGGTTGGCCACAGACACGTGGTGGACGCAACCCTGCAGGAGAAGGCCTGCTCCGTGGCCAGCCTGATCATCTCCGTCACGCACAAGGGCACCGTCACCTGCATGAGGAAGACGGGCGGCGGCAGCCTGGACCCAGAGAGCATCTTTGAAATGACAGAGGTGAGTCCggccctccccttcctcttcctcgaccatctgtcctcctctcaccacagcTAGCACATTAGCATAAAGTGGTTTAGTATTTACAAACATGGGAGTAATATCAGTCCTCTCATGTAACTCACATCTAAAGGAAATGTTCCTGTAGCTGTTTTTTGTCCAAATATTGATACTACAAATACCGTACAGTACATCCAGAAATATCTGTGTTATAATCTTGGTCTATTGAAAAACACTGTATTGGACATAATGTAAAGATTTCATCAATAATGATAATCCAGTCCCCTCTGACATTAACTCCCACCGTACCATAATGCGAGGAAAGACAGTTATTAAATTATGTAAGTATATAAGTAAGTAAATTACATgacaaaatatatgaaaaatactaaaaggtaagttacatttaaatttacaataaacacATGGTGCTCTTCAAAAAAATCTCTTTGAAAATAAAGTCATACTATTAAAATCTACTATGAGAGAATAAAGTCATCATTTAAGGGGGGGGGTGATATTACAAGAATGCAATTGtaattttacaataataaagATGTAATTTTAAGGGAAAATGCCatgaaacataatttttttggacatgtttttgtgtctccaGGCAGGCAAACGTGTCGGGAAAGCTCTTCACGCTCCGCTCATgacgctgctgcaggaggaggagagtttgGGAAAGAAGAGACTGAAAGTTGGCTTCCTCGGTTGAGACTGTATCGACATTGTCACTAATATGTATGTACGTGTTAACATAAATTTTCTAATAAAACCTTTTAATTTGTAAAGTCTGCTTGTCTTTGGGTTTAGTGTCGCGGGTGTTTATTACACATCAAAACATGTTGGATTTAGTTCCT from Scophthalmus maximus strain ysfricsl-2021 chromosome 22, ASM2237912v1, whole genome shotgun sequence includes the following:
- the exosc7 gene encoding exosome complex component RRP42 codes for the protein MATVKVSEAEKVYILHGIRDDLRVDGRGCEDYRHMEIETDVVSNTDGSAKVSLGHTAVLVGVKADIGKPRPMVPDEGYLEFFVDCSANATPEFEGRGGDELGTELSNTLYKVFDNKHSVDLKSLCISAGEHCWVLYVDVLLLQCDGNLYDAISVAVKAALFNTKIPRVHISADEEGTKEIELSDDPYDCMRLNVENVPCVVTLCKVGHRHVVDATLQEKACSVASLIISVTHKGTVTCMRKTGGGSLDPESIFEMTEAGKRVGKALHAPLMTLLQEEESLGKKRLKVGFLG